The Candidatus Deferrimicrobiaceae bacterium genomic sequence TGCATGGGGCCCAGGTCGACGCTGGGGCCGACGAAGGGCAGCAGGAAATCCTTCTCCTCGATGGCCCGGTATTCCCTGGTGAGTTTCCGGCCCGCCAGCCGCGTAAACGGCTTGGTGTAGAGATCCTGCATCTGCGCCAGGTAGCCCTCGAGCCGGAACGTCTTGCCGAGGATGTCGCCCGCGGGGCTGTCCTTGACCGTCGCCATCCAGTCGCGCCAGGCCTTGGCCATCTCGGTGCAATCGGCCTTCCCGGTATTCGTGTCGAGCGTGAAATAGAAGGTCTCGGGCGGGGAGAGCCGGCGGAACGGCGCGTCGACGAACTTGCCGTCCTGCAGGATCTTCGCGGCGGACTCGCGGATCTCGATCCGGGCGATGCCGTCCTTGACGCTCTTGACGGTCTGGACCGCCGTGAGCTCGAGCCCCAGCGAACGGTTCCGGACGGTCTCCTTGCCGTCGGCCGCGCGCAGCGTCCGACGGACCTCGCCCGTGGAGACGAATCGGCCCTTCCACGAGTTGCCTTCTTCCAGATGGAGCGTGACCCCGATCTCGGTCGGCAGCTCTCCCTTGCCGTGCTTCGCCGCTTTCGCGGCGTTGTCGCAGGCGGCGCCCTTGTGGCGCATGCAGGCACATCCCGACGCGAGCAGCGACATTCCGGCGATCAACGACACCAACACCGTCGATACGGAAAACGGACGAACGTTGCGCATGCGGCACCTCCGGGCGTTTCGAGTTTGACCGCATTATATAACGCAGGCCATAATCACGGGATGAACGATTACCGATTTACCGCCAGCGCCGATCTCACCGCCATCCACGAAGTCGCCAAGTTGCTCGCATCCACCCGGAACCTGGAGCGCGCCCTCGGGACGACGCTGCGCACCCTCCAGAGTCTCCTCGGGTTCGACCGGGCCGCTCTCCTTTTCCCCGACCCCGCGACGCGCGAGCTCCGCATGGAGGCGAGCGTCGGCTATTCCCGCGAGGAAGCCGAACGCGCGCATTACGTCTGGGGCGAAGGGATCGTCGGCAAAACGGTCAAGACCGGAAGCCCCATCGTCATCCCCGACGTGCGCCAGGAGCCGATGTTCCTCGACAAGACAGGCGTTCACGCCGATTCTCCCGAGCCGGTCGCCTACCTCTCGGTTCCCATCAAGATCGGCAACGAGGTGCTGGGCGTTCTTACCGCCACCCGCATCGGCCGCCTGGGGACGCAGGCGCTCGAGGGCGATACGCGCACGCTGGTGATCGTCGGCTACCTCATCGGGCAGGCGATGAAGCTGAACACCGCCTTCGAGCGGCTGCAGGAGGAGTTCCAGCGGCAGCGGCAGGAGTTCGAGAAGACCATCCGCAAGACCTACCGGATCGAGAACATCATCGGGCAGAGCAAGCGGATGCAGGAGGTGTTCGCCTCGGTCGTCAGCGTCGCGGCCTCCCGCGCCACGGTGCTGCTCCGGGGCGAGAGCGGCACGGGCAAGGAGATGATCGCCCGCGCGATCCACCTGGCGGGCAAGCGCGCCGAGCGACCGATGATCACCGTCAACTGCGCCGCGCTGCCCGAGACGCTGCTCGAGTCCGAGCTGTTCGGCCACAAAAAGGGCGCGTTCACGGGCGCGGTCGAGGAACGCAAGGGGCGTTTCGAGGAAGCCTCCGGCGGAACCATCTTCCTTGACGAGATCGGCGACATCCCGGTGCCCACGCAGGTCAAGCTGTTGCGCGTCCTCCAGGAACGCAAGTTCGAGCGGCTGGGCGAGAACCGCACGATCGCCGTCGACGTGCGCATCATCGCGGCCACCAACGCCG encodes the following:
- the nifA gene encoding nif-specific transcriptional activator NifA; this encodes MNDYRFTASADLTAIHEVAKLLASTRNLERALGTTLRTLQSLLGFDRAALLFPDPATRELRMEASVGYSREEAERAHYVWGEGIVGKTVKTGSPIVIPDVRQEPMFLDKTGVHADSPEPVAYLSVPIKIGNEVLGVLTATRIGRLGTQALEGDTRTLVIVGYLIGQAMKLNTAFERLQEEFQRQRQEFEKTIRKTYRIENIIGQSKRMQEVFASVVSVAASRATVLLRGESGTGKEMIARAIHLAGKRAERPMITVNCAALPETLLESELFGHKKGAFTGAVEERKGRFEEASGGTIFLDEIGDIPVPTQVKLLRVLQERKFERLGENRTIAVDVRIIAATNADLEKMVEEGRFREDLYYRLNVIPLFLPPLRDRREDILPLLEHFIERFNREHGKNISFSPDAIELLLDYRWPGNVRELENLVERTVVMARAPVVQAADLPRGVRTYRAGTILTTIAPPPEAATEAAQAGTAAQAPKGHPPASRAAYLKDMEKEELRQALDNAGWVIARAAKLLGWTPRQVGYKMKKHALASPWKKPGD